The sequence below is a genomic window from Candidatus Hydrogenedentota bacterium.
GCGCCAGAAGTCCCAGGTGCTGGAAAGCGCCCGCAGCGAGGTGGACGTCCTGCGCGACCAGCTGCGCAGCCAGGAGGAGGCGGTCGCGGCGGCCGAGGAGGCCAGCCAGCAGCACGACGCCGCCCTGGAGGCCCTGCAGAGCGAGCTGGGCGCCCTGCGCGCCCAGGCCGCCACGGCGTCGCAGTCGGAGGAGTCCCTCTCGCAGGAGGTGGCCGCGCTGCGCGAGAACGAGGCCGCGAAGAGCGAGGCGCTGGCGGCGGCCCAGGCGGAAATGGACGCCCTGCGCCAGACCCTGCTCCAGAGCGAGGAGGCGGCGAAGGAGGCCGAGGCCGTCAGCGCGCAGAAGCAGCAGGAAATGGACCGCCTGCAGGGCGAGCTGGCCCAGCTGAAGAGCCAGGCCGGCGTGGCCCAGTCCGCGGAGCAGGGCCTGCAGCAGGAGCTGGACCAGCTCCGGCGCAATGAGGAGGAGAAGAACCGGGAACTGGAGCAGTCGCGCGCCGAAATGGAGGCTCTGAAGGCGACGCTCGCGGAGCGGGAGGATGCCGCCGCGCGGGCGGCGTCGGAGCAGGAGGAGAGCCACCGCATCATCGCCAATCTCGAGCACGAGCTGGCGGCCCTGCGCAACCGGAACATGGAGACGTCCGTGTCCCAGGACGTGCTTCAGGCGGAGGTCACGCAGATACAGGAGGAGGTGAAGAAGGACGCGGACCTTGTTTCCAGCCCGCAGGCGCAGCAGCTGACCCAGATTCTCGACCAGCTCAAGGAAATGCAGAAGGCGCAGTTCGAGGCCCAGCAGCAGGCCCGGCGGCGCGCGGAGATGATGGCCGCCCAGCCGGACTCCAGCCCCGGATCCTCGCTGCAGGCCGTGGAGCCGCCCCCCTCCCCCACCGCCGGACGGGCCGATGTCGGTCTCGAGGCGGCCCTCGCGCAGCCTTCCTCCCAACGGCAGACGCAGATGGACGCCCTGCGCATTGCCATGCAGCAGTCTTCCCGGCGCGTGCCCGGACAGGGCGGCCCGGCGGCCCCCAGGGGCGGCAACCAGCTTGACGCGCTGAACGCCGCCCTGCGCCAGGCGTCCGGCAGGGGTTCGGCGCCCCCCATGCCCGCGCCCCCCGCCGCCCCCGCAGCGCCGGCGGGTCCGGTTCCGGGCAAGCCTCCCGCCCCGTCGCCCGCCGCGCCGGCGCGCAAGCCGAAGGCCGCTCCGGCTGCGGCCGACGACACGGATGAGGACGTCGTCGAGGCGTATCCAAAGCCCCGGGACACGGTGTTCGTGTATCCCGACCAGTCCGTGTCCATCGCCGTTCCCAGCCGTCGGCGCCGGGGAAAGGTGGTCATCGCGGCGGTCTTTCTCGCCGTCATCGCCCTGACGGGCGTGGTCGCCTTCCTCGTGCTCCAGCGTCCGGATCCGGCCGAAACGGTCGGGGCGGCCTCCTCCGGCCAGGAGGCGGCGCAGCCGCCCGAAGGCGAGGAAATGCTCACCATGCAGTTCCCGGAGGAGTCCTTCGGCACCCTGTATGACCACGGTGTTTCGCACACCAGCGACACCGACTGGCCCGTTTTTGCCGAGGCAAAGGGACTGATTGAGTATCCCAAGAGTTCCAAGTTCCATCTGGTGGTCAAGAAGGAGCAGGCCAAGAACCTTGCCCCGCTGGACAAGCTGCCCACCGACTCGCTGTTCTCCCTGTGGCTTCCCCTGTTGGACCCCACCGAGGAGAATCTCGCGGTGCTGGGCCGTCAGCAGGGGCTTTCCACCCTGTACATTGACCAGGAGCTGGACCCGGCCCTGCTGGAGCGCCTGCGCGACGACATGAAGGGCAAAACCGCGGTCAACTGCCGCCAGGCGGAGACGCTGGTGCGTGACATGACGCCCCCGGGCGAGCGCGTCCTGACCTTCCCGGCCGAGGGCATCGGCTACATAGACATCCGGCCCTGGCAGCAGGTAAATGAGTCTTGGCAGCGGCTGGGCTCCGCCGCGGGCACCGTCACGATCCCCGCCAAAATGGAGATTCGTCTGGAAATCGCCCCGGGCCGCACCGACCTTTCCGCCCTCGCCGCACTGGACATCATGGCCGTGCACACCCTTACCTGCGAGGGGCCGGCCATCACCGACGCGAGCATGGACGGTGTGGCCGCGCTGCGCGGAATACTGTGTTTGGAGCTGTCCAAGACACTCGTGACCGATGAGGGCCTCTCCAAGATCCGGCGCAACACGGCGCTGGAGGAGTTGAAGCTGGCGGACACGCGCATCACGGACGACGGACTCCCGGTGCTCAAGAACCTCCACCAGCTCAGGCGCATCCATTTCGAGGATGCCCCCGGGGTGACCGCAAGGAGCCTTCCCCTGTTCCGCGAGCTGCGCGCCCTGCAGCGCCTGCACCTGGGGAACACCGGCATCGGCGGCACCGAACTCGCCCAGCTGGCCCGCGACCTGCCCGCCTGCGCCGTCACGCCCAAGTAGGCCGCCGTTTTTCTAGCGGCCCAGGCGTTCGCGCAGGGGGCGGAGCAGGGCCAGCGGCACGCGCACCCTCCCCAGCGCGGGCGGCTCGCCTTTGATGTCTCCGTGGCAGTCGCTGCCCCCCGCGACCAGCAGGCCGCGCGCCCCGGCCAGCGCCAGCAGCTCCGCCACCCGCGCCGGGCTGTGGGAGACGTGCCACGCCTCAATGCCGTCAAACGGGTACTCCAGAAGTTCCGGCAGGGCGGCGAAAAGGTCCGGCGTCAGGCCGGGGTGCGCCACCAGCCCCACGCCGCCGGCGGCGCGCACCGCGTCCAGAGCCTCGCCGATGGAGCACAGGGTCTTGGGCACCCAGGCCGGGCGGCCCGGCTTCAGGAAGCGGTCAAACCCCTCCTGCACCGTGCGGGTGACCCCCATCGCGTGCAGGCGCGCGGCGATGTGCATCCGGGCGGAAGGCGCGGCCTCTTCAACGCCGGGGACCTCCAGGCGGACGCCCGCCCGGGCCAAAAGTTCCACCATCCGGCGGGAGCGTTCCAGCCGCCCGGCATGCAGGCGCGCCGCCAGGGCGCGGAGGGCCGGATTCGCGGCGTCAACACCCAGCCCCGTCACATGGATTTCCCGGCGTCCCAGCCGGGCGCTCAGTTCAATCCCCCCCAGAAAATCCAGCCCCAACGCCGCCGCCGCCGCCTGCGCCCGGTCCAGCCCGTCCACGGTGTCATGGTCTGTGAGGGCGAGCAGGGAGGCGCCGCAGGCCGCCGCCCGGCGCACCACCCCCTCCGGCGCGTCGGCGCCGTCGGAACAGGAGGAGTGCGTGTGCAGGTCCCCCCAGGCGTCCGCAGGGTCAGTCATCCCCCGGTGAATCCTCTGGCGGGGCCGGCTCCTCCGCGCCCCCCCCGCCCCACCCGGGGGGCGCCTTGTGGATCCGGTCGAGAACCCCGTTGACAAACCGGGGGCTCTCCGCGGCGCCGAAGCGCTTGGCGAGATTGACCGCCTCGCTGATGGCGACCTGCGGGGGCACGTCCGGGAAGGCGCGCATTTCGCAGAGCCCCAGCCGCAGGATGATCCACTCCACCCGGCCCACCCGGTCGGGCGCCCAGTGGTCCAGCGCCCGGATGATCAGCCCGTCCAGCGCCTCCCGGTCCCGCAGCACGGCCGCGGACAGGCGGTCGGCGTAGTCCCGCGCCTCCGCGCCGGGGGGCGTCTTCCCCGCGGCGGGGGGGGAGGCAAACTCCTCGCTGTCCTCCAGGGATTCCCTGGCGGTCCCAAGCGGGTCGGACTCCCAGAACACGCCAAACCCTCCCGGCCAGGACTCCGCCGAGAAGTCCATCCCGAAAAGATACAGCAACGCGGCCTCGCGGCCCGCCATGCGTTCGGAGCGGCTGTGTCCCATCACGCGTCCAGCTTGTCCAGCAGGCTGGTCATTTCCAGGGCGCCCAGGGCGGCGTCGGCGCCCTTGTTGCCCGCCTTGGTGCCCGCGCGCTCGATGGCCTGCTCGATGTTCTCGGTCGTCAGAACGCCGAAAAGGACCGGCACGCCGGTCTGGAGGGCCGCCTGCCCCACGCCCTTCGCGGCCTCCGCGGCCACATAGTCAAAATGCGGCGTCGCGCCGCGGATGACGCAGCCCAGCGCGATGACGGCGTCGTAGCGCCCGGACTCGGCCATCTTCTTGGCGACCAGGGGGATCTCGAAGGCGCCGGGGACCCAGGCCACGGTGATGTTGTCCTCCGGCACCCCGTGCCGCGCGAAGGTGTCCAGCGCGCCGCCGACCAGCTTGCCGGTGATGAACTCGTTGAAGCGGCTGGCAATGATGCCGAAACGCTTGTCGGACCCCGTGAAATGGCCCTCGATGATGTGCGTCATGACGTCTCTCCCTTGGCCGCCGCGCGGTCTGCCGCCGGGGCGTCCGTTGTTCCGTCCAGCAGGTGCCCGAATTTCTCCCGCTTGGTGCTCAGGTAAAATCTGTTGTGGTCGTTGGGGGCGATCACCAGGGGGACGCGCCCGGTGATCTTGACGCCGTAGCCCTCGATGCCCGCGCGCTTGGCGGGGTTGTTCGTGAGCAGGCGCATGCTCTTGATGCCCAGATCATACAGGATTTGCGCGCCGATGCCGTAATCCCGCGGGTCCGGGTCGAAGCCCAGGTGCACGTTGGCCTCGCAGGTGTCCATGCCCTTCTCCTGCAGCTCGTAGGCGCGCAGCTTGTTGAAGAGCCCGATGCCCCGCCCCTCCTGGCGCAGGTAGAGCAGCACGCCCCTCCCCTCGCCGGCGATCATTTCCAGCGCGCGGTGGAGCTGGGGGCCGCAGTCGCAGCGCAGCGACCCGAGCACGTCGCCCGTGAAGCACTCGGAATGCACCCGCGCCAGCACGTCCTCCCGGCCCTCCACCTCGCCGTAAACCAGGGCGAGGTGCTGGTACTCGTCCACGTCGTTCTCGTAGGCCGTGAGCGTGAAGTCCCCGTAGTCCGTGGGCAGGGTCACCGTGGCCACGCGGCGCACCAGCTTCTCCGTGCGGCGGCGGTGGTCAATGAGGTCCTTGATCGCGCAGATTTTGACGCCGTGCTCCCGCGCGAACACCTCCAGCTCGGGCATGCGCGCCATCGTGCCGTCCTCGTTCATGATCTCGCAGATGACGGCGGCGGGCCGCAGGCCGGCCAGCTTCATCAGGTCTATGGACCCCTCTGTCTGCCCGGCGCGCACGAGCACGCCGCCCTTCCGGGCGCACAGGGGGAACATGTGGCCCGGGCGCACCAGGTCGCCCGCCGTGGAGGCCGGGTCCGCCGCCACCAGGATGGACCGCGCCCGGTCCGCCGCGCTGATCCCCGTGGTCACGCCCTCGCGCGCCTCAAAGGACACATGGAACGCCGTGTTGAACATGGACGTGTTCTGCCGCGCCATGGGGGGCAGGTCCAGCGCCTTGATGCGGTCCTCCTCCATGGGCATGCAGATGAGGCCCCGGCCGTGGCGCGCCATGAAGTTCACCGCCTCGGGCGTGGCGAATTCGGCGGCCATCGTCAGGTCGCCCTCGTTCTCGCGGCCCTCGTCGTCCACAAGGATGACCATGCGGCCCCGTTTCAGGTCTTCCAAAATCTCGGACAGCGGACTGATCATGGGTACTCCTAGAGGAAGCCGTTCTGCCTCAGCGTGTCCAGGGTCACGCCGCCCTCCTCGCGCTTGAGGAAATGGCGGACATGCTTCCCCAGCACGTCGGCTTCCATGTTCACCGCGTCCCCCGCGCGCTTGTGCGCGAGGGTGGTGTGTTTCATGGTGGTCGGGATGACCGCGACGCTGAAGCGGTCGCGGTCGGGGTCAACAATCGTCAGGCTCACGCCGTCTATGGTGATGGAGCCCTTGGGCACGAGATAGGGAACCACGGCGTCGGGCGCGCGGAACCGCCACAGGGAGAACTCGCCCTGGTCGCGCACGCCCTCGACGCGCCCCACCCCGTCCACATGGCCCAGGACGAAGTGCCCGCCGAAGCGGCCGTCGGCGCGCATGGCGCGCTCCAGGTTCACCGCGTGGCCCGGCTTGAGCGCCCCGAGCGTGGTCCGCGCCCAGGATTCGGGGGACACCTGCACGGTGAAACTCTTCGGGGTGAACGCCGCCACGGTGAGACAGGCGCCGTCCACCGCCACGCTGTCGCCCAGGGCCAGGCCGCCGGTGACCTGCTCCGCCAGAATCTCCAGCTCCGCGCCGGACTTCCGCGCCACCACGCCGATTTCCTCGATGAGTCCCGTGAACATGCTAGACGCCTCCCTCCAAAGCGG
It includes:
- a CDS encoding PHP domain-containing protein; translated protein: MTDPADAWGDLHTHSSCSDGADAPEGVVRRAAACGASLLALTDHDTVDGLDRAQAAAAALGLDFLGGIELSARLGRREIHVTGLGVDAANPALRALAARLHAGRLERSRRMVELLARAGVRLEVPGVEEAAPSARMHIAARLHAMGVTRTVQEGFDRFLKPGRPAWVPKTLCSIGEALDAVRAAGGVGLVAHPGLTPDLFAALPELLEYPFDGIEAWHVSHSPARVAELLALAGARGLLVAGGSDCHGDIKGEPPALGRVRVPLALLRPLRERLGR
- a CDS encoding 6,7-dimethyl-8-ribityllumazine synthase, giving the protein MTHIIEGHFTGSDKRFGIIASRFNEFITGKLVGGALDTFARHGVPEDNITVAWVPGAFEIPLVAKKMAESGRYDAVIALGCVIRGATPHFDYVAAEAAKGVGQAALQTGVPVLFGVLTTENIEQAIERAGTKAGNKGADAALGALEMTSLLDKLDA
- a CDS encoding bifunctional 3,4-dihydroxy-2-butanone-4-phosphate synthase/GTP cyclohydrolase II, whose translation is MISPLSEILEDLKRGRMVILVDDEGRENEGDLTMAAEFATPEAVNFMARHGRGLICMPMEEDRIKALDLPPMARQNTSMFNTAFHVSFEAREGVTTGISAADRARSILVAADPASTAGDLVRPGHMFPLCARKGGVLVRAGQTEGSIDLMKLAGLRPAAVICEIMNEDGTMARMPELEVFAREHGVKICAIKDLIDHRRRTEKLVRRVATVTLPTDYGDFTLTAYENDVDEYQHLALVYGEVEGREDVLARVHSECFTGDVLGSLRCDCGPQLHRALEMIAGEGRGVLLYLRQEGRGIGLFNKLRAYELQEKGMDTCEANVHLGFDPDPRDYGIGAQILYDLGIKSMRLLTNNPAKRAGIEGYGVKITGRVPLVIAPNDHNRFYLSTKREKFGHLLDGTTDAPAADRAAAKGETS
- the nusB gene encoding transcription antitermination factor NusB; amino-acid sequence: MGHSRSERMAGREAALLYLFGMDFSAESWPGGFGVFWESDPLGTARESLEDSEEFASPPAAGKTPPGAEARDYADRLSAAVLRDREALDGLIIRALDHWAPDRVGRVEWIILRLGLCEMRAFPDVPPQVAISEAVNLAKRFGAAESPRFVNGVLDRIHKAPPGWGGGGAEEPAPPEDSPGDD
- a CDS encoding riboflavin synthase, whose translation is MFTGLIEEIGVVARKSGAELEILAEQVTGGLALGDSVAVDGACLTVAAFTPKSFTVQVSPESWARTTLGALKPGHAVNLERAMRADGRFGGHFVLGHVDGVGRVEGVRDQGEFSLWRFRAPDAVVPYLVPKGSITIDGVSLTIVDPDRDRFSVAVIPTTMKHTTLAHKRAGDAVNMEADVLGKHVRHFLKREEGGVTLDTLRQNGFL